A stretch of DNA from Alteromonas gilva:
GGCGACCAGGGCTTCCCCAAACTTAAGTGCCAGTAGGTTGTGGGTTGCGTGTTGCCACATGCCATTGGCTTAGGCTGAGTTTTTAACGGGTAAAGCCGGGCATTAAATTCCGGGTAAATTTTAATGCTTAAGGTTCTCTTAATGTTGCTATTTCATACTTATGCTCAACGGTCACCAATGAGACAAGGTTATGTTGAGCACATCCCACACTGTTCTGGCGCAAGCACCCGGCCCGCATAGTGCGTTTACCGGCGCTGCCAATGTGCCGGCAGTCATTTGCGCTGCCAATCAACACCATCGCCAAAGAGCGGCGATTGAGCGGCATATTGCCAACGGTTTTCGTATCGCCTATCAGGCCAGTATCACTGAGTTCATGCCGCTGCTGGTGGGGCTTGGCGGCCATAAGATTGAGGCGGCGTTGGGTATTCGCAGTGGTCGCGCGCCCATGTTTGTTGAAACCTACTTTGATACATCCCTGCCTGAGGCGCTGAGTGAGCACGGCCTCAATTGCCCGCGTCACCGGTTGGCTGAAATCGGCAACCTGTACAGCGCGTCATCGCGCTACACCATGGCGTTGCTACTCCTCACTGCAACAGCGCTGTTTCAGCAGCGTATTTCGGTGCTGGTATTTACTGCGACCGACGCTTTGCAG
This window harbors:
- a CDS encoding thermostable hemolysin, producing MLSTSHTVLAQAPGPHSAFTGAANVPAVICAANQHHRQRAAIERHIANGFRIAYQASITEFMPLLVGLGGHKIEAALGIRSGRAPMFVETYFDTSLPEALSEHGLNCPRHRLAEIGNLYSASSRYTMALLLLTATALFQQRISVLVFTATDALQRMMARSGLMLHYLTPADESKLLNATAGNASQHWGSYYQTHPQVVAVKVADIIQLTLDNPSLRASFSPFASLSAVLSAELGAQL